In Helianthus annuus cultivar XRQ/B chromosome 9, HanXRQr2.0-SUNRISE, whole genome shotgun sequence, the following are encoded in one genomic region:
- the LOC110878980 gene encoding transcription initiation factor TFIID subunit 9, producing the protein MADGEEDLPRDAKIVKTLLKSMGVENYEPRVVHQFLELWYRYVVDVLTDAQVYSEHAGKATIDSDDVKLAIQSKVNFSFSQPPPREVLLELARERNKIPLPRSLSGPGMALPPEADTLISPNYQLAISKKRTNEAVEETEEDEEASDSKQNSSQEQRTDMQQNTPQRVSFPLGPKRPR; encoded by the exons ATGGCTGATGGAGAAGAGGACTTGCCAAGGGATGCCAAGATTGTTAAAACATTGCTGAAATCAATGGGTGTTGAAAACTATGAACCTCGTGTTGTGCACCAGTTTCTAGAACTTTGGTACCGTTACGTAGTGGATGTGCTCACCGATGCGCAGGTGTATTCAGAGCATGCTGGCAAGGCTACTATCGATTCTGATGATGTCAAACTCGCCATTCAGTCTAAAGTCAATTTCAGCTTCTCCCAACCCCCTCCACGAGAG GTTCTTTTAGAATTGGCGAGGGAAAGGAACAAAATTCCGTTGCCAAGGTCACTGAGTGGACCGGGGATGGCGCTGCCTCCAGAGGCAGATACTTTAATCAGTCCAAATTACCAGCTTGCGATTTCGAAGAAACGAACAAATGAAGCTGTTGAAGAAACAGAGGAAGATGAAGAAGCTAGTGATTCTAAGCAGAACTCGTCTCAAGAACAGAGGACTGATATGCAACAAAATACCCCTCAACGAGTTTCCTTTCCACTTGGCCCGAAACGACCAAGGTGA
- the LOC110878979 gene encoding protein DETOXIFICATION 14 produces the protein MEEGLLLRAEAPRRWDVVLAEEVKRSCHIALPMVVVMVSQNLLRVASMSIVGHLGQLELASTAIATSFANVTGYSLLFGLASALETLCGQAYGARQYHRLGAYTYGAMISLVLVCFPISILWFYVDKLLILIGQDPLISAEARKFSVWLIPTLFPYSILQLFIRYLLSQSLIFPMLWSSVAVLVIHIPLCWALVFQQGFGAAGAALAIAISYTLNVVFLGFYLYYSKACEKTRVTFSVDGFKTIREFFRFASLSAVMTCLEWWSYEIIALLAGLLPNPQLETSVLSICLTVSALHYYIPYSFGAAASTRISNELGAGNPQAAKTVLLAVTGLGTVEVIIAVTGLFWSRSILGYAFGNEQELVDYVKDITLLLCFTIFADTVQAILSGVARGSGWQHIGAYINLGSYYLVGTPMALVLGFVVHLKGKGLWSGLVIGSLVQCILLALITCSTNWEKQATMARERIFVKAVIEKE, from the exons ATGGAGGAGGGGTTGTTGTTGAGGGCGGAGGCGCCACGGAGATGGGATGTTGTATTGGCGGAGGAGGTGAAGAGAAGTTGTCACATAGCGTTGccgatggtggtggtgatggtgtcaCAAAACTTATTGCGTGTGGCGTCTATGTCAATAGTTGGGCACCTTGGTCAACTAGAACTCGCAAGCACAGCTATTGCTACCTCCTTTGCCAATGTAACCGGCTACAGTCTCCTT TTTGGCCTGGCGAGTGCATTGGAGACGTTATGTGGGCAAGCTTATGGAGCACGCCAGTACCATAGGCTCGGAGCATATACATATGGCGCCATGATATCTCTAGTTTTAGTCTGTTTCCCGATTTCCATTTTGTGGTTTTACGTCGACAAGCTCCTAATTCTTATAGGCCAAGACCCTTTAATTTCAGCTGAAGCGCGTAAATTTTCAGTGTGGCTCATTCCTACCCTATTCCCTTACTCCATACTCCAACTATTCATTCGATATTTACTGTCTCAAAGTCTCATCTTTCCAATGCTATGGAGCTCCGTTGCGGTTCTTGTTATCCACATACCCCTTTGTTGGGCTCTAGTGTTCCAGCAAGGGTTTGGGGCAGCTGGAGCCGCATTAGCCATTGCAATCTCCTACACTTTGAATGTGGTATTTCTTGGATTTTACTTGTACTACTCAAAAGCGTGTGAGAAAACTCGTGTCACGTTTTCAGTGGATGGCTTTAAAACCATTAGAGAGTTCTTTCGTTTCGCCAGCCTGTCAGCTGTCATGACATG CCTTGAATGGTGGTCGTACGAGATCATTGCTTTGCTAGCGGGGCTCTTGCCGAATCCTCAACTTGAGACTTCAGTGCTCTCAATATG TCTAACGGTTAGCGCCTTACACTACTACATACCCTACTCATTTGGGGCTGCAGCAAG CACACGAATATCAAACGAGTTAGGAGCTGGGAATCCACAGGCTGCAAAAACAGTTCTCTTGGCTGTAACTGGTCTTGGAACAGTGGAAGTAATCATAGCCGTCACAGGTCTTTTCTGGTCACGTTCGATTCTGGGATATGCATTCGGCAACGAGCAGGAATTAGTTGACTATGTCAAGGACATCACCCTTCTTCTTTGTTTCACCATATTTGCAGATACAGTACAAGCAATCCTTTCAG GAGTTGCTAGAGGGAGTGGATGGCAACATATCGGAGCTTATATTAATCTCGGGTCGTATTATCTCGTTGGAACCCCCATGGCTCTAGTTTTGGGTTTTGTGGTCCACCTAAAAGGGAAAGGCTTATGGAGTGGACTAGTAATCGGATCACTCGTGCAATGCATTCTACTTGCTCTAATAACATGTTCCACCAATTGGGAAAAACAG GCAACAATGGCGAGAGAAAGGATATTTGTGAAGGCAGTTATTGAAAAGGAATGA
- the LOC110878978 gene encoding protein FAR1-RELATED SEQUENCE 5-like yields MMSTTVDGVRICPTTGNQYYTPIVPDSSKPVVGMHFQSIDSAFNFYKKYAKLSGFEGRKHTQSSKNGVVIRKYFVCAKEGSATSCAVDTVNDSVGADKKLNDRRRRPSKRTGCKAHIRLSLTPKNTYRISHVFEEHNHSFVDEEDYHLLASSRKLTFTEEQLLSDFSEMNIGPVRAFNLMRKIRGGFDKVGVTSTDCKNFKRDINLFIGEFDVDMAVQRLMKKKLYLPNFSCEFYCDEKGALAGLFWADEEMKLNYEVFGDVMSFDATFRTNRYDLVFVPFTGIDNHHHNVTFAGSLLASETAESYKWLLQSFLKAFGVAPKVVVTDQDAAMKIAIRDVFPDTRHRLCMWHIMIKVSEKVGTELSQDEVFKEDICDVVWTDALEPAQFETQWCDLMIKYNLTSNSWLSDMYNLRSDWIPAYYRHEHMSGLMRTTSRSESENHFFGQLTNTKLSLVEFLSHFDTAMESQRFKRSKRDHDTRYTQPRMKTNYELELEAAKIYTRGIFFDVQEEIRLACKNCMCRREEEVGDSIKFYILQVNLPGLHEVLFTPKDMVIKCSCNRYEQYGLLCRHAFCVLRLCGIKEFPKKYVMGRWTRDVVPKKTKVSSFDQNAAGNQVERASSIVREIMTATEHIVNRLVTNIDLLSSYRDQVIESKLKVDSADLPAESFDKNARLANILHADQPCSSSSATILPPSGIRNKGCGSNKRLKSFREVSSSRISKKTKTRSCLICGGHGHNSWTCKMKTTVADSQKSS; encoded by the exons ATGATGTCTACTACTGTCGATG GAGTTCGTATCTGTCCAACTACTGGTAATCAGTATTATACTCCTATTGTTCCAGATTCTTCCAAACCTGTAGTTGGTATGCATTTCCAGTCAATTGATTCTGCCTTTAATTTCTATAAGAAGTATGCTAAGTTATCTGGGTTTGAGGGTCGAAAGCATACTCAATCTTCAAAAAATGGTGTTGTGATTAGAAAGTACTTTGTTTGTGCGAAAGAGGGTTCAGCGACATCCTGTGCTGTTGACACGGTAAATGATAGTGTTGGTGCTGATAAAAAGTTAAATGACCGAAGGAGGAGACCTTCTAAACGTACCGGATGTAAGGCACACATCCGTTTGTCTTTAACTCCAAAAAATACTTATAGAATTTCTCATGTATTTGAGGAGCATAATCATTCTTTTGTTGATGAAGAGGATTATCATCTTTTAGCTTCGTCTAGAAAGTTGACATTCACTGAAGAGcaactgctttctgatttttcTGAGATGAATATTGGTCCAGTTAGGGCATTCAACCTTATGAGAAAGATTCGTGGTGGATTTGATAAGGTTGGAGTGACGTCTACTGATTGTAAAAATTTTAAAAGAGATATTAATTTGTTCATTGGAGAGTTTGATGTGGATATGGCTGTCCAACGTCTTATGAAGAAGAAGCTGTATTTGCCGAATTTTTCTTGTGAATTTTATTGTGATGAAAAAGGTGCACTTGCTGGATTATTTTGGGCTGATGAAGAAATGAAACTGAATTATGAGGTCTTTGGGGATGTTATGTCTTTTGATGCTACGTTCCGTACGAACAG GTATGACTTGGTATTTGTTCCGTTCACTGGAATCGATAATCATCATCACAATGTCACGTTTGCTGGTTCTTTGTTAGCATCTGAAACTGCtgaatcatataaatggcttctTCAAAGTTTTTTGAAGGCTTTTGGTGTTGCACCTAAGGTGGTTGTGACTGATCAGGACGCTGCAATGAAAATTGCCATCCGAGATGTTTTCCCAGATACCAGACATCGTTTGTGTATGTGGCATATAATGATCAAAGTTTCTGAAAAG gtTGGTACTGAGCTATCACAAGATGAGGTTTTTAAAGAAGATATATGTGATGTTGTATGGACTGATGCTCTTGAACCAGCACAGTTTGAGACACAATGGTGTGATTTAATGATTAAGTACAACCTTACTAGTAACAGCTGGCTGTCTGATATGTACAACCTGAGATCAGATTGGATTCCTGCATACTATCGTCATGAACATATGTCCGGTCTTATGCGTACAACATCTAGGTCTGAGAGTGAAAATCATTTTTTTGGTCAATTAACCAACACAAAATTGTCATTAGTTGAGTTTTTGAGCCATTTTGATACTGCAATGGAATCTCAGAGGTTTAAGCGCAGCAAACGTGATCATGATACCAGATACACACAACCTCGCATGAAAACCAATTATGAATTGGAACTGGAAGCTGCAAAGATTTATACTCGGGGGATATTTTTTGATGTTCAAGAAGAAATTCGACTTGCTTGCAAGAATTGTATGTGCAGGCGTGAAGAAGAAGTTGGTGATTCAATTAAGTTTTATATTCTACAGGTCAATCTTCCTGGCCTTCATGAG GTTCTTTTTACTCCTAAGGATATGGTAATTAAATGCAGCTGCAACCGATATGAGCAGTATGGTTTGCTATGTAGGCATGCCTTTTGTGTTCTTCGTCTTTGTGGTATAAAGGAGTTccctaaaaaatatgttatggGGCGTTGGACAAGAGATGTTGTTCCAAAAAAGACAAAAGTTTCGAGTTTTGATCAAAATGCTGCTGGTAATCAAGTTGAACGTGCTTCCAGCATTGTGCGTGAGATAATGACTGCAACTGAACATATTGTTAACCGTCTTGTTACAAATATTGACCTGTTATCGTCGTATAGAGACCAAGTGATCGAGTCGAAGTTGAAGGTTGATTCTGCTGACCTTCCTGCAGAATCATTTGACAAGAATGCAAGATTAGCTAATATTCTTCATGCTGATCAGCCATGTTCATCGTCTTCTGCTACCATTCTTCCACCTAGTGGTATAAGAAACAAGGGGTGTGGTTCAAACAAACGCTTAAAGTcttttcgtgaggtatcatcttCAAGAATATCAAAGAAAACTAAAACTAGAAGTTGTTTGATATGTGGAGGTCATGGACATAATAGTTGGACTTGTAAGATGAAGACTACTGTTGCTGATTCCCAGAAGAGCAGTTAG
- the LOC118482134 gene encoding uncharacterized protein LOC118482134 — protein sequence MDSESSKRSTRSQKHKETKHDDDFEELYNPKPLQIVQPGEPIPTFDNETLHPIPLKVVRPTKKEYYMSPKFWNEVAIWWPSYTNHPTSGGEPSDPIKEEIDEKPEISVVQPKKEEDDEKQKIPILQPKHEEDEEKPIISVKNFGRK from the exons ATGGATTCAGAGA GTTCTAAGAGATCTACAAGAAGCCAGAAGCATAAAGAAACAAAACATGATGACGATTTCGAAG AGCTGTACAATCCCAAACCACTACAAATTGTACAACCAGGAGAACCAATCCCTACTTTTGATAATGAAACTTTGCATCCCATTCCACTAAAAGTTGTAAGACCAACAAAAAAGGAATATTATATGAGTCCGAAATTTTGGAATGAAGTAGCAATCTGGTGGCCAAGCTATACCAATCATCCTACTTCTGGTGGTGAACCTTCAGATCCCATAAAAGAAGAGATTGATGAGAAACCTGAAATCTCAGTTGTACAACCcaaaaaagaagaagatgatgaaaaacaAAAGATCCCCATCCTACAACCTAAACATGAAGAAGATGAGGAAAAACCTATAATCTCAGTCAAGAATTTTGGAAGGAAGTAG
- the LOC110878977 gene encoding protein DETOXIFICATION 3 isoform X2 yields the protein MASALETLCGQAFGARQYHRLGTYTYGAMISLILVCFPISILWVYIDKLLILLGQDPLISAEARKFSVWLIPTLFPYSILQLFIRYLLSQSLIFPMLWSSVAVLVIHVPVCWALVFPLGFGTAGAALAIGISYTLNVMFLGFYLYYSEACEKTRVTFSVDGLKSIREFFHFAIPSAIMLCLEWWSYEIVVLLSGLLPNPQLETSVLSICLTVGVLHYYIPYSFGAAVSTRISNELGAGNPQAAKTALLAATGLGAVEVIIAITTLLCSRSFLGYAFGSEQELVDYVKDITLLLCFTLFADTIQVILSGVARGSGWQHIGAYINLGSYYLVGIPMALVLGFVVDLKGKGLWSGLIIGSIVQCILLTLITCSTSWEKQATMARERLFVQAVIDK from the exons ATGGCGAGTGCATTAGAGACGTTATGCGGACAAGCTTTCGGGGCACGACAATACCATAGGCTCGGTACATATACATATGGTGCCATGATTAGTCTCATTTTAGTCTGTTTCCCCATTTCCATTTTATGGGTCTACATCGACAAACTCTTAATCCTTCTAGGCCAAGATCCTTTAATCTCGGCCGAAGCACGTAAATTTTCAGTTTGGCTCATTCCCACCCTATTCCCTTACTCCATACTCCAACTATTTATCCGATACCTACTCTCGCAAAGTCTCATCTTTCCAATGCTTTGGAGCTCAGTCGCGGTTCTTGTTATCCATGTGCCTGTCTGTTGGGCTCTAGTGTTCCCGCTAGGGTTCGGGACAGCTGGAGCAGCATTAGCCATTGGAATCTCCTACACTTTGAATGTGATGTTTCTTGGATTTTACTTGTACTACTCTGAAGCGTGTGAAAAGACACGTGTCACGTTTTCAGTAGACGGTTTAAAAAGCATCAGGGAGTTCTTTCATTTCGCCATCCCGTCAGCAATCATGTTATG TCTTGAATGGTGGTCGTATGAGATCGTTGTTTTGCTATCGGGGCTCTTGCCTAATCCTCAGTTAGAGACTTCAGTGCTCTCAATATG TCTAACAGTTGGTGTCCTACATTACTACATACCTTACTCATTTGGGGCTGCTGTAAG CACACGAATATCAAACGAGTTAGGAGCTGGAAATCCACAGGCTGCAAAAACGGCTCTATTGGCTGCAACCGGTCTTGGAGCAGTGGAAGTGATCATAGCCATCACCACTCTTTTATGCTCACGTTCGTTTCTGGGATATGCATTTGGTAGCGAGCAGGAATTGGTAGACTATGTCAAAGACATCACCCTTCTTCTTTGTTTCACTCTATTTGCCGATACAATTCAAGTGATCCTTTCAG GAGTTGCTAGAGGGAGCGGGTGGCAACATATTGGAGCTTACATTAATCTCGGATCATATTATCTCGTTGGAATACCCATGGCTCTAGTTTTGGGTTTTGTGGTGGATCTTAAAGGGAAAGGCTTATGGAGTGGACTAATTATCGGATCAATCGTGCAATGCATTCTGCTTACTCTAATAACATGTTCTACTAGTTGGGAAAAACAG GCAACAATGGCGAGAGAGCGGCTATTTGTGCAGGCGGTTATAGACAAGTAA
- the LOC110878977 gene encoding protein DETOXIFICATION 3 isoform X1 encodes MEEGLLSTAEQPRRWGVVLAEEVKKSCYIALPMVVVTVSQNLLRVASMSMVGHLGQLELAGTAVATSLTNVTGFSLLFGMASALETLCGQAFGARQYHRLGTYTYGAMISLILVCFPISILWVYIDKLLILLGQDPLISAEARKFSVWLIPTLFPYSILQLFIRYLLSQSLIFPMLWSSVAVLVIHVPVCWALVFPLGFGTAGAALAIGISYTLNVMFLGFYLYYSEACEKTRVTFSVDGLKSIREFFHFAIPSAIMLCLEWWSYEIVVLLSGLLPNPQLETSVLSICLTVGVLHYYIPYSFGAAVSTRISNELGAGNPQAAKTALLAATGLGAVEVIIAITTLLCSRSFLGYAFGSEQELVDYVKDITLLLCFTLFADTIQVILSGVARGSGWQHIGAYINLGSYYLVGIPMALVLGFVVDLKGKGLWSGLIIGSIVQCILLTLITCSTSWEKQATMARERLFVQAVIDK; translated from the exons ATGGAGGAGGGGTTGTTGTCGACTGCGGAGCAGCCACGAAGATGGGGTGTTGTGTTGGCGGAGGAAGTGAAGAAAAGTTGTTACATAGCGTTGCCaatggtggtggtgacggtgtcACAAAACCTATTGCGAGTAGCGTCTATGTCAATGGTTGGTCACCTTGGTCAGCTGGAACTTGCGGGCACCGCAGTGGCTACTTCCCTCACTAATGTTACGGGCTTCAGTCTCCTT TTTGGAATGGCGAGTGCATTAGAGACGTTATGCGGACAAGCTTTCGGGGCACGACAATACCATAGGCTCGGTACATATACATATGGTGCCATGATTAGTCTCATTTTAGTCTGTTTCCCCATTTCCATTTTATGGGTCTACATCGACAAACTCTTAATCCTTCTAGGCCAAGATCCTTTAATCTCGGCCGAAGCACGTAAATTTTCAGTTTGGCTCATTCCCACCCTATTCCCTTACTCCATACTCCAACTATTTATCCGATACCTACTCTCGCAAAGTCTCATCTTTCCAATGCTTTGGAGCTCAGTCGCGGTTCTTGTTATCCATGTGCCTGTCTGTTGGGCTCTAGTGTTCCCGCTAGGGTTCGGGACAGCTGGAGCAGCATTAGCCATTGGAATCTCCTACACTTTGAATGTGATGTTTCTTGGATTTTACTTGTACTACTCTGAAGCGTGTGAAAAGACACGTGTCACGTTTTCAGTAGACGGTTTAAAAAGCATCAGGGAGTTCTTTCATTTCGCCATCCCGTCAGCAATCATGTTATG TCTTGAATGGTGGTCGTATGAGATCGTTGTTTTGCTATCGGGGCTCTTGCCTAATCCTCAGTTAGAGACTTCAGTGCTCTCAATATG TCTAACAGTTGGTGTCCTACATTACTACATACCTTACTCATTTGGGGCTGCTGTAAG CACACGAATATCAAACGAGTTAGGAGCTGGAAATCCACAGGCTGCAAAAACGGCTCTATTGGCTGCAACCGGTCTTGGAGCAGTGGAAGTGATCATAGCCATCACCACTCTTTTATGCTCACGTTCGTTTCTGGGATATGCATTTGGTAGCGAGCAGGAATTGGTAGACTATGTCAAAGACATCACCCTTCTTCTTTGTTTCACTCTATTTGCCGATACAATTCAAGTGATCCTTTCAG GAGTTGCTAGAGGGAGCGGGTGGCAACATATTGGAGCTTACATTAATCTCGGATCATATTATCTCGTTGGAATACCCATGGCTCTAGTTTTGGGTTTTGTGGTGGATCTTAAAGGGAAAGGCTTATGGAGTGGACTAATTATCGGATCAATCGTGCAATGCATTCTGCTTACTCTAATAACATGTTCTACTAGTTGGGAAAAACAG GCAACAATGGCGAGAGAGCGGCTATTTGTGCAGGCGGTTATAGACAAGTAA